Proteins from a single region of Companilactobacillus farciminis KCTC 3681 = DSM 20184:
- a CDS encoding ParB/RepB/Spo0J family partition protein: MASSKNKKGLGRGIDAIFSEFEAIDENSETVVDLSIDDIRPNPYQPRKTFDQNALNELAHSIEQNGVFQPIIVRESVNGFEIIAGERRFRASKIAKKTTIPAIVRPLSESGMMEIAVLENLQREDLTPLEEADAYQTLITKLNLTQEQVSQRLGKSRPYIANYLRLLNLPEATKKLVQSGKLSMGQARTLLSLKDQDQIDRLAKRAVEEDLTVRQLEQLATESKHNSKKKKKAVQKSPFIRATEEKLVERFDTPVAVKETRSGHGKLEIDFSNTDDLNRILDILGIHLD, from the coding sequence ATGGCATCAAGCAAAAATAAAAAAGGCTTAGGAAGAGGAATTGACGCTATCTTTTCTGAATTCGAAGCTATTGATGAAAATAGTGAAACCGTCGTTGACCTTTCTATTGATGATATTCGTCCTAATCCATATCAGCCTAGAAAAACCTTCGACCAAAATGCTTTAAACGAGTTAGCACACTCAATTGAACAAAACGGTGTCTTTCAACCAATTATCGTTCGTGAAAGTGTTAATGGCTTTGAAATCATTGCTGGGGAAAGACGTTTTCGTGCAAGTAAAATTGCTAAAAAGACTACTATTCCAGCCATCGTTCGTCCATTAAGCGAATCAGGGATGATGGAAATTGCCGTTTTGGAAAACCTTCAACGTGAAGATTTAACGCCACTTGAAGAAGCAGACGCTTACCAAACTTTGATTACGAAATTGAATTTGACTCAGGAACAAGTTTCCCAAAGATTAGGCAAGTCTCGTCCTTACATTGCCAACTACTTGCGGCTATTGAATTTGCCGGAAGCTACTAAGAAATTAGTTCAAAGTGGCAAATTATCAATGGGTCAAGCGAGAACTCTGTTGAGTTTAAAAGACCAAGACCAAATCGATCGTCTAGCAAAACGTGCTGTTGAAGAAGATTTGACTGTTCGTCAACTTGAACAACTAGCCACTGAATCCAAGCACAACAGCAAGAAGAAAAAGAAGGCTGTTCAAAAATCGCCTTTTATTAGAGCAACTGAAGAAAAATTAGTTGAAAGATTTGATACGCCGGTTGCTGTTAAAGAAACTAGAAGCGGCCACGGAAAATTAGAAATTGATTTCTCGAATACGGATGATTTAAATCGTATTTTAGACATATTAGGAATCCATTTAGATTAG